The genomic segment GGTTCACATCAAAGTAAGCCACGCCTTCGTTGTTGCCTCGGTTGAAGTCGTCGGTGGCCGGAATGCCCGCTTGCTGGGCGGCTTGTGAAAACGCGTCCAGCACGTCCCAGCGCAGGCGCTGCTTTTCAATGCGCCATTCGCCACCCGTGTTGCGTCCACGCAAGGTGTGGAGGTAGCCGCCTTTGGGCAAATCGTTGGGGGCAAGCAGTTCAGACTTGGCTCCTTTGGCCCCGTGAAATTCGTTGGCCCCGTTGTAATGGTCTTCGTGCAGCTTGAAGTAGGGCAATGCTTGTTCCCAGCGCCATTCGTCGTTGCCGGTGATCTGCGCCCACTGGTCGTAGTCGCGTGATTGGCCGCGCATGTAAATCATGCCGTTGATGCTGGAGCAGCCACCCAAGACCTTGCCACGGGGATAACGCAGGCTGCGCCCGTTCAGGCCTTCAGTGGCTTCGGTTTGGTACAGCCAATCTGTTCGCGGGTTGCCAATGCAATACAAGTAGCCCACGGGGATGTGGATCCAGTGGTAATCGTCTTTTTTGCCGGCCTCGATCAACAGCACGCGCTTGCTGGCATCGGCACTCAAGCGGTTGGCGAGCAGGCATCCTGCGGTGCCGCCGCCCACGATGATGTAGTCAAAGGTGTTGTCGTTCATGGGTCTGTTCGTGTGGTCTGCGGATGTCAATGCGAATTTCGCTGTGCGCACGACTGTAATGGATGGAAAAAAGGAGGGAGGCGGGTGTGAACAACTGGTTGGGCTGAGTGATTTTGAGACGTTGACCTGAAATCATGAACAGATTGGACAAAGAAGTTGAATCTGGCGTGACCATGGGTACCGGGTAATTACCCTTGGTAAATGAGGTTTTCCTGCCATGTGAAATAAATACCAAGGGTTACCACTAGGTATGTAAGCCCATGTTGGTTGCCCGTCAGACAGGGGCAAGTGCAAGCCCTAAGAATCGCGCCAAGTTTCCCTGTCGGAGACTCTTTTTTGGAGACAGCTCTATGGCTACAACTGAACCCCGTCCGATGTCGGCGGAAGAGAAGAAGGTGATTTTTGCCTCTTCTCTGGGTACCGTTTTTGAATGGTATGACTTTTACCTGTACGGCTCGTTGGCCGCGATCATTGCCAAGCAGTTCTTCAGCGGCTTGGACGAAGGCTCTGCTTTCATCTTCGCTTTGCTGGCGTTTGCTGCTGGTTTCATCGTGCGTCCATTCGGCGCGATCTTTTTCGGCCGCTTGGGCGACATGATCGGCCGCAAGTACACCTTCCTGGTCACGATCTTGATCATGGGTGCATCGACCTTCATCGTGGGCATCTTGCCCAACTACGCCAGCATTGGCGTGGCCGCTCCCGTCATCCTGATCTGCTTGCGCTTGCTGCAAGGTTTGGCCTTGGGTGGCGAGTACGGTGGTGCTGCCACTTACGTGGCCGAGCACGCCCCTCACGGCAAGCGCGGCGCCTACACCGCCTGGATCCAGACCACAGCCACTTTGGGCTTGTTCTTGTCCTTGATGGTGATCTTGGGCACACGGACCATCATCGGTGAAGAAGCCTTCGCCGACTGGGGCTGGCGCGTTCCGTTCATCGTCTCGATCATCATGTTGATCATCTCGGTCTACATCCGTTTGAGCATGAACGAATCGCCTGCTTTCGTGAAAATGAAAGCCGAAGGCAAGACCTCCAAGGCGCCTCTGTCCGAGTCTTTCGGTCAGTGGAAAAACCTGAAGATCGTGATCTTGGCCCTGATCGGTTTGACTGCTGGTCAAGCTGTGGTTTGGTACTCTGGTCAGTTCTACGCTTTGTTCTTCTTGACACAAGCGTTGAAAGTGGACGGCGCCACCGCCAACATCATGGTCGCGATCTCCCTGATCATCGGCACCCCCTTCTTCATCGTGTTCGGCGCCTTGTCTGACAAGATTGGCCGCAAGCCGATCATCTTGGCTGGTTGCTTGTTGGCCGCTTTGACTTACTTCCCCGTGTTCAAGGCATTGACCAAGGCTGCTAACCCAGACTTGTACGCTGCCCAAGCCGCATCGCAAGTGGTGGTGATTGCTGATCCAGCCGAGTGCTCGTTCCAGTTCAACCCCACAGGCACCAAGAAGTTCACTTCTTCTTGCGACGTCGCCAAGCAACGTTTGGCTGGCGCATCGGTGAGCTACTCCAACGAAGTCGCACCTGCTGGCACCCCTGCCATCATCAAGGTGGGCGAGACCGTGGTGAACGTGAAGTACTCGGCTGAAGACGTCGCTGCTGCCAAGGCCAAGGCCGAGGAAAAGCTGGCGGCTCTGAACGCTGCAGACCCCAAAGATGCCAAGGCCATCGAAGCTGCCACCAAGTCTGTCAAAGACCTGAGCAACGAGAAGACCGCTGGTGCCACTTTGTTGGCTTCCAACCTGGGCGCTGCGCTGAAGGCTGCGAACTACCCAGTCAAAGCCGACATGGCCAAGTTCGACAAAGTCACCGTCATCATCATCCTCTCCTACTTGGTGCTGTTGGTGACCATGGTGTACGGCCCGATCGCCGCCATGCTGGTGGAGATGTTCCCCACCCGCATCCGTTACACATCGATGTCCTTGCCCTACCACATTGGTAACGGCTGGTTCGGTGGTTTGCTGCCCACAACCGCCTTCGCGATCGTGGCCCAGACCGGCAACATGTACAACGGCTTGTGGTACCCCATCATCATCGCCGGTGCAACCGTTGTGATCGGTGGCTTGTTCATCAAAGAAACCAAAGACGTCGACATCTACGCTGACGACTGATCTTTCTTGTAAGCAACCCGGGGTGACTCGGGTGCTAAATTCCGGGCCTTCCCTCTGTGGAGGGCCTTTTTTTTGATTGGAGATGAATCATGTGGAAAATTGTTGTGGGATTCGTGATCTTTGCTGCCTTGGCGCTGTATGTGATCAGCAAAGGCGGTGACAGCCTGGACATGAGCGGGGAAAAGCATGGCGCTGACGCTGTGCATGTGGAGCCTGCCAAGGCCGACGCCTCTGCAGCACCGGCCGCCGCACCGGCAGCTGACGCCAGCGCAGCCAAGTAAACCAGTGCCAACGCTCATCAGGGCCTGGCCCTGGTGATCCGTCCAAAGCCACGCCTGAGCGTGGCTTTTCTTTTGGGCGCCGGAAATGTCATGACCTGCGCCCTAGAATGTTTGGCCTTCACCCCATAAAGCCTGTCCATGTCCCAAGGTCTCATCCGCATCCGTGGTGCCCGTCAGCACAACCTCAAAAATATCGACTTGGACATCCGCACGGGCGAGTTGACGGTGGTCACCGGGCCCAGCGGCTCTGGCAAGTCGAGCCTGGTGTTTGACACGCTCTACGCCGAAGGCCAGCGCCGCTATGTGGAAACCTTCAGCGCCTATGCCCGCCAGTTTCTCGACCGCATGGACAAACCGGCGGTGGACAAAGTCGAAGGCGTGCCGCCAGCCATTGCGATTGACCAGACCAACCCGGTGCGCAGCTCGCGCTCCACCGTGGGCACCATGACCGAGCTGAATGACCACCTCAAGCTCTTGTTCGCTCGTCTTGGGCAGCTGTTCGACAAAGACACCGCACAGCCTGTGCGCCACGACAACCCCGACACCATTTACGCCGAACTGGCACAGCGTGCCGCGCAAGCGGGCGATCCGCGCCTGTACCTGACCTTCCCTGTGGAGTTGCCCGCCAACACCAGCGCCGAGCAAGTCGAGCAGTGGCTCTCTGCCAGCGGTTTCACCAAGGTGCAGGCCGAACGCGAAGTGGCCACCCCCACCGGCCCGCGCAAAGTGTTGGACGTGATCGCCGACCGTTTCCGTTTGGGCAAGGCCGAAAAAGCCCGCGTAGTCGAAGCCATCGAAGTGGCCCTCAAACGCGGCGGCCGTCTGAATGTGTATGTGGAGAAATTGGGGTCAGATCCCCATTTTTCTTCTGCCAGTGCGGGTGTGACTGCTTCATCTATGGATCGCTTCGTGCCTCGCGATGACGAGGGTCCTGTCATGGCGAGCGAAGCGCGGCCATCCACCTCTGAGCCGGCCAGCAGTTTCGACATCTGGCGCTTTTCCACCGGCCTGCATTGCCCCGACAGCGACCAGCGCTACACCGACCCGATCCCGTCGATGTTCTCGTTCAACTCGGCCGTGGGCGCGTGCGAGACCTGCCGGGGCTTTGGTCGGGTGATCGGTGTCGACTATGGCTTGGTCATTCCCAACCCCAAGCTCACGCTGCGGGCCGGGGCCATCAAGACGCTGCAAACGCCCGCCTGGCAAGAAAACCAGGACGACCTGATGCGCCACGCCGAGGCCGCAGGCATTCCGCGTGACACCGCTTGGGACAAGCTGACGAAAGCCCAGCAAGATTGGGTGATCCACGGTTCGCCCGAATGGAAGGGCCGCTGGAACCACCAGTGGTATGGCGTGAAGCGCTTTTTTGAGTACCTGGAGAGCAAGGCCTACAAGATGCACATCCGGGTGCTCTTGTCCAAGTACCGCAGTTACACCGAGTGCCCGACGTGCCAAGGGGCGCGTTTGAAGAGCGAGAGCCTGCTCTGGCGCATTGGCAGCCACTCGGATGCCGATGGGGTTTTGCCGGTGGAAAAACGCTTCATGCCCGCGGGTGTGAAGTGGTCGCGTGCGCAACTCGAGGCGCTGCCGGGTTTGAGTTTGCACGACATGATGATCATGCCGCTGGACCGGTTGCGCTTGTTCTTTGACCGGGTGTCGGCGTCGGGTCATTTGGCGCAGACTGCTGTGGGTATGGCAGGGGAGGCTCCGGCCGGGGATGGGCTGGGCTCCTCATACGGCGGGGGTACGCCAAAATCGTCGCCCAGCCCATCCCCGGCCGAAGCCGTGGGTGCAGAGACGCAGAAACAGCCATCGACATCGATAGAGAAGGCACTGGACGCTCGATCGACCACAAGGTCTGCGTCAGAGCGGGGGGCGGGCGACGATTTTGGCGTACCCCCGCCTCATGAGGAGCCCGCCCCCCGCTCTGATGCAGACCGAACCTCCGAAGAAACCACCGAAGCAATCCAGGCCAAAAACCAAGGCCCCAGCGCCGAACAAAAAGCGCTGCAACTGCTGCTGGAAGAAATCACCACCCGCCTGAAATACCTGTGCGACGTGGGCATCGGTTACCTCACCCTCGACCGCCAAAGCCGCACCCTCAGCGGCGGCGAAGTGCAGCGCATCAACCTGACCACCGCCTTGGGCACCAGCTTGGTCAACACCTTGTTTGTGCTGGACGAGCCCAGCATCGGTCTGCACCCCCGCGACATGCACCGCATCACCTTGGCCATGCACCGCCTGCGCGATGCGGGCAACACCTTGGTGGTGGTGGAGCACGACCCCGCCGTGATGATGGCGGCCGACCGCATGATCGACATGGGGCCTGGTCCCGGCGAGCGCGGTGGGCAAATTGTGTTTGACGGCACCACAGCCGACCTGCGCAACGCCGACACCCTCACCGGCGCCTATCTGGGTGGACGCAAGCAGGTGGGATTGGGCTTCAAGCGCATGGTGACCGACAGCACGCCGCGTTTGATTTTGGAAGGCGCTCGCGAACACAACCTGCAAAACATCAGCGTGGACTTTCCGCTGCAACGCTTGGTCACCATCACCGGCGTCAGCGGATCGGGCAAATCGAGCTTGATCCAGGACGTGCTGGCCCCGGCGCTGATGCGCCACTTTGGCAAAGCCACTGAAACCCCCGGCGCACACGACCGCCTGCTGGGGGCTGACCACCTGAGCGATGTGGTGTTTGTGGACCAATCGCCCATTGGCAAAACGGCGCGTTCCAACCCGGTGAGTTATGTGGGGGCATGGGACGCGATCCGCGAAATTTTTGCGACCGCGCCGCTGTCGCGCCAGCGCGGCTACACCGCCAGCAAGTTCAGTTTCAACGGTGGCGATGGCCGCTGCCCCACCTGCGGTGGCTCGGGCTTTGAGCACGTGGAAATGCAGTTTTTGAGCGATGTGTATTTGCGCTGCCCAGACTGCAATGGCCAGCGTTACCGTCCCGAAATTCTGGAGATCACCGTCGAGCGCCAAGCCTTGGGCCAGTCCCAGCCGCGCCACCTGAACGTGGCCGATGTGCTGGACTTGACGGTGAGTGAGGCCGCCGCCTTGTTCGCGCAAGACCGTGATGTGATCCGCGCCCTGCAACCCATTGTGGATGTGGGCCTCGAGTATGTGAAGCTGGGCCAGCCTGTGCCGACTTTGTCGGGCGGAGAAGCGCAGCGCTTGAAACTCGCCGGCTTTTTGGCCGAGGCCGCCAAAAGCGCATCCAAGAGTCGCCAGAGTCTGGCGCGCAAAGGCACGCTGTTCTTGTTTGACGAGCCGACCACCGGCCTGCACTTTGACGACATCGCCAAGCTCATGAGGGCTTTGCGCAAGTTGCTCGAAGCGGGGCACTCGCTCATCGTCATCGAGCACAACCTGGACGTGATCCGCGCCAGCGATTGGCTGATCGACTTGGGGCCAGAGGGCGGATATGCCGGGGGCCTGATCGTGGCCGAGGGCACGCCGGACGATGTGCGTCAGCACGCGACATCCCACACGGGGCTGGCGTTGCGCGAGTACGCCGAATCCATGGGGGAAATGCATGGCGCTGCTGAGCGTTCGACTGTTTATGGGGGCGAGGCTGCGGTGTCGGCGGGTTCCTCATACGGCGGGGGTACGCCAAAATCGTCACCCCCCGACACCGCAGCCTCGCTGGCGAGTGTTCGTGGCGGCGCTGCTGCAAGTTCAATTGCTCCTGCCGCTCGTCGTAAAACTGTGTTGAACAACAACATCCAAATCGTCAACGCCAAAGAGCACAACCTCAAGAATCTGAGCGTCAACATCCCGCGCGGCAAGTTCAACGTGGTCACCGGTGTCAGCGGTTCAGGCAAGTCCACGCTGGCGTTTGACATCCTGTTCAACGAAGGCCAGCGCCGTTATCTGGAAAGCCTGAACGCTTACGCCCGCTCCATCGTGCAGCCCGCAGGCCGCCCGGAGGTCGATGCGGTGTACGGCATCCCGCCCACTGTGGCGATCGAGCAGCGCCTGTCACGCGGCGGCCGCAAATCGACCGTGGGCACCACCACCGAGGTCTGGCATTTCTTGCGCCTGCTGTATGTGAAGCTGGGTATTCAGCATTGCGTGTATGACAACACGCCGGTGCAACCGCAAACGCCCGACAGCATCGTGGCGCAGCTGATGACGCAGTTCAAGGGCCAGCACATCGGCCTGTTGGCACCGCTGGTGGTCAACCGAAAGGGCGTGTACACCGAATTGGCTGATTGGGCCAGGCCTCGTGGCTACACCCATCTGCGGGTCGATGGCGACTTTTTGCCGACCCAAGCGTTCCCCCGCATCGACCGCTTCAAAGAGCACAACATCGAGCTGCCGGTGGCGAGTCTTGATGTGTCGCCCGCCCAAGAAAGCATCCTGCGCCAAGCCCTGACCAAAACCCTGGAGCATGGCAAAGGGGTGGTGCATGTGTTGAGCGATCTGGACGGTTTGCGCGAAGCCATGTTCAGCGGCGAATCCACCGCCCGCATTGGCCAGCACCGCGTGTTCTCGACCTTGCGGGCTTGCCCGGCCTGCGACACGTCATACGCGGAGCTGGACCCCCGTTTGTTCTCCTACAACAGCAAACACGGCTGGTGCCCGGACTGCGTGGGCACAGGGGTCCAACTGAGCAAGGACGAACGCAAAGTGTTCGATGACTCGGTGCGTGACGACAAGGACAAAGGCCGCGAGCAAACCTTTGCCGAACCCGAGATCGAAGACCTGGCCAACGTGGCCTGCCCCAGTTGCGAAGGCACCCGCCTGAATGCCACTGCGCGTGCCGTGCGCTTGGGCGCAGCGCCGGGCCAAGGCTGGCGCATCACCGACATCGCCAGTTTGTCGGTCAGCGATGTCCGCCAGTGGGTGGAAAAACTGCAACTCACCGGGCGCGATGCCGACATCGCTCGCGATCTGGTGCCCGAGATCCAAAGCCGCCTCGAATTTTTGGAAGAAGTGGGCCTGGGCTACCTCACACTCGACCGGGGTGCGCCCACGCTGTCGGGTGGGGAGGCCCAGCGCATCCGCTTGGCGGCGCAATTGGGCAGCAATCTGCAAGGCGTGTGCTACGTGCTGGACGAACCCACCATTGGTTTGCACGCCCGCGACAACCAGATCTTGCTCAAAGCCCTGCACAAGCTGGGCGACAAGGGCAACACCTTGGTGGTGGTGGAACACGACGAAGACACGATTCGCCGTGCCGACCACATCATCGACATTGGTCCGAGTGCGGGCAAACGCGGTGGGCGTTTGGTGGCGCAGGGCTCGGTGGCCGACATCACCGCTGCCGCCGACTCGCAGACCGGTCGCTACTTGTTGCACGCGATGAAGCACCCGATGCAATTGCGTCGGGTGGTGGATGCCTCTGCATGGGGCGCTGGCGCGGGCGCCTCATGTGGCGGGGGTAAGCCAAAATCGGTGCCCACGCCACCGCCCCACGCAGAGGCTGGGGCGGCGCCGATGCAATGGCTCACGCTCACTGGCGCCAACTTGCACAACCTGCGCCAAGTCGATGTGCAAGTGCCGCTCAAGCGTCTGGTGGCCGTGACCGGTGTCAGTGGCTCCGGCAAATCCACCCTGGCCCGAGACGTGTTGCTGACCAACGTGCAGGCGCTGGTCAGTCAGCGCGCCACTTTTGCCGGGCGTACCGCCCAAGACGCCGGTCAGCGCGTGGCTTTGAGCGCATGCAGCGATGTGCAAGGCTTTGAGGGCATTGACCGCGTGCTCGAAGTCGACCAAACGCCCATTGGCAAAACACCGCGTTCCTGCCCCGCCACCTACATCGGCTTTTGGGACACGATCCGCAAACTGTTTGCCGAAACACTCGAAGCCAAAGCGCGAGGCTATGCGGCCGGGCGCTTCAGCTTCAACACCGGCGAAGGCCGTTGCCCCGGCTGCGAAGGCCAGGGCATGCGCACCATCGAGATGAGTTTCTTGCCCGATGTGAAAGTGCCGTGCGAAACCTGCCGGGGTGCCCGCTTCAATCCTGAAACGCTGGCCGTCACCTGGCGTGGCAAGAGCATTGGCGATGTGCTGCAGATGGAGGTGGACGAAGCGGTGGACTTTTTCGCCAGCATGCCCAGCATCGCGCACCCGCTCCAGCTGCTCAAGGACGTGGGGCTGGGTTACCTGACTTTGGGCCAGCCTTCACCCACGCTCAGTGGTGGCGAGGCGCAGCGCATCAAGCTGGTGACCGAGTTGACCAAGGTGCGCGACGAAGTGGGCAAGCGCGGCAACAAAGCCCCGCACACCCTGTATGTGCTGGACGAGCCCACCGTGGGCCTGCACATGGCCGACGTGGACAAACTGATCAGCGTGTTGCACCGCTTGGTCAACGCCGGTCACAGCGTGATCGTGATCGAACACGACCTCGATGTGATCGCCGAGGCCGACTGGGTGATTGACCTGGGGCCGGAAGGCGGCAATGCCGGCGGCCGCATTGTGGCGGCCATGACACCCGAGGCGCTGGTGCTGTTGGGCACGCACACGGGCGTGGCCTTGGGGCCGGTGCTGGCGCGGGTGTGATCAGCCGGTCACACCAAGCCGCCACAGCGAGGTGACTTCGGCCGACCGTGCGGCATGCAGTGGGTCGCTGGCATCTTGGGCTTTGGCGTGCACAGGCTTCACATCCATGCGCCCCAATACCGTCAGGCCGGCTTGTGCGATCCAGCCCAGCAGGGCATCGCGGCTGCGCAGGCCCAGGTGCTCTGCCAGGTCGGACAAGATCAGCCAGCCTTCACCACCGTCGCTCAGGTGTTGGGGCAGGCCCTTCAAAAAGCCTTGCAGCATTTGGCTGCCCTCGTCATACACCGCTTGCTCCAAAAGTGATGTGGGACGTGCCGGCAGCCAAGGGGGGTTGCACACCACCACCGACGCTTGACCGGCTGGAAAGAGGTCGGTCTGCAGCAGTTGCACCTGGTTTTGCAGACCCAGGCGTTGCAGGTTGTCCAAAGCGCAAGCCAAAGCGCGTTCAGACTGGTCGGTGCCAACCACTTGTTGTGCTCCCCGCCGCGCCAGCACCGCCGACAAGACGCCCGTGCCCACGCCGATGTCGAAGGCCACCGGGTGCGCAGAAAAAGCATCGGGCAGCGGGGCCTTGGCCACCAACTCGACATATTCGCCGCGCACCGGTGAGAACACGCCGTAGTGCGGGTAAATGCACAAGGCTTCGCCCATGGCAGGCACTTCAACGCCCTTCTTGCGCCATTCAAACGCGCCGATCACGCCCTGCAAACTTCGCAGTGAGATCACCGAGGCTTGCCCATCGGCCGGTCCAAAGGCCTGCATGCAGGCGGCTTTCGCATCGGGCGCGCGACGCAAGGCAATGCCGTAATCGCCATCAAGTTCAATCAAGACCTGGCTCAAAATTCGCGTGCGCTGGGCTTGCGCCTGGCGGTGGGTGTGAAAGGCCGCACCGGGGATCACTGGCGCATCCGGGTCTTGCTTTTTGGCGCGAACCTTTTTGGGCTTGTCGATGCGCCGTGTCAATGCTTGCAGCATTTGCCGCGCGTTTTGAAAGTCGCTGCGCCACAGCAAGCCGGTGCCGGCGCAGGCCAGGCGGTAGGCGGTGTCGGCGGTCATGGTGTCATCGGCCAGCACCACGGTTTTGGGCAGCACTTGGTCGGAGCGCCACAGGGCCGAGCGTGGGGTGTCTTTTTCAGACCAAGTCAAAAGGATGGGGGCATTCATGCGCAGGTCCAGTCGGTGTGTGTAGGTATCGCGCAGATGGCCACGAAGGGGTTTCAACAGAGTTTCAGCGCAGACGCGTCAGCAGTTGGCTGGCCAATTCGGCAAAGCCTGCACCGCGTTCGCTGGGCGTGATGAAGCGCGGCGGGTGTGTGAGTTGTGCTTCAAAGCGCCGGATGTTGGCCACGCCCACACTGTGGGCAAAGTGTTCAAACATCACTTGGTCATTGGTCGAGTCTCCCACATAAACCCAGCGCTCGATTTCGGCATCGAGATCACGGCCCCACAACTCGCGCACGATCCAGCGCGCCCCAGAGAGTTTGCTGTGCGTGCCGAAC from the Limnohabitans sp. 2KL-27 genome contains:
- a CDS encoding excinuclease ABC subunit UvrA; its protein translation is MSQGLIRIRGARQHNLKNIDLDIRTGELTVVTGPSGSGKSSLVFDTLYAEGQRRYVETFSAYARQFLDRMDKPAVDKVEGVPPAIAIDQTNPVRSSRSTVGTMTELNDHLKLLFARLGQLFDKDTAQPVRHDNPDTIYAELAQRAAQAGDPRLYLTFPVELPANTSAEQVEQWLSASGFTKVQAEREVATPTGPRKVLDVIADRFRLGKAEKARVVEAIEVALKRGGRLNVYVEKLGSDPHFSSASAGVTASSMDRFVPRDDEGPVMASEARPSTSEPASSFDIWRFSTGLHCPDSDQRYTDPIPSMFSFNSAVGACETCRGFGRVIGVDYGLVIPNPKLTLRAGAIKTLQTPAWQENQDDLMRHAEAAGIPRDTAWDKLTKAQQDWVIHGSPEWKGRWNHQWYGVKRFFEYLESKAYKMHIRVLLSKYRSYTECPTCQGARLKSESLLWRIGSHSDADGVLPVEKRFMPAGVKWSRAQLEALPGLSLHDMMIMPLDRLRLFFDRVSASGHLAQTAVGMAGEAPAGDGLGSSYGGGTPKSSPSPSPAEAVGAETQKQPSTSIEKALDARSTTRSASERGAGDDFGVPPPHEEPAPRSDADRTSEETTEAIQAKNQGPSAEQKALQLLLEEITTRLKYLCDVGIGYLTLDRQSRTLSGGEVQRINLTTALGTSLVNTLFVLDEPSIGLHPRDMHRITLAMHRLRDAGNTLVVVEHDPAVMMAADRMIDMGPGPGERGGQIVFDGTTADLRNADTLTGAYLGGRKQVGLGFKRMVTDSTPRLILEGAREHNLQNISVDFPLQRLVTITGVSGSGKSSLIQDVLAPALMRHFGKATETPGAHDRLLGADHLSDVVFVDQSPIGKTARSNPVSYVGAWDAIREIFATAPLSRQRGYTASKFSFNGGDGRCPTCGGSGFEHVEMQFLSDVYLRCPDCNGQRYRPEILEITVERQALGQSQPRHLNVADVLDLTVSEAAALFAQDRDVIRALQPIVDVGLEYVKLGQPVPTLSGGEAQRLKLAGFLAEAAKSASKSRQSLARKGTLFLFDEPTTGLHFDDIAKLMRALRKLLEAGHSLIVIEHNLDVIRASDWLIDLGPEGGYAGGLIVAEGTPDDVRQHATSHTGLALREYAESMGEMHGAAERSTVYGGEAAVSAGSSYGGGTPKSSPPDTAASLASVRGGAAASSIAPAARRKTVLNNNIQIVNAKEHNLKNLSVNIPRGKFNVVTGVSGSGKSTLAFDILFNEGQRRYLESLNAYARSIVQPAGRPEVDAVYGIPPTVAIEQRLSRGGRKSTVGTTTEVWHFLRLLYVKLGIQHCVYDNTPVQPQTPDSIVAQLMTQFKGQHIGLLAPLVVNRKGVYTELADWARPRGYTHLRVDGDFLPTQAFPRIDRFKEHNIELPVASLDVSPAQESILRQALTKTLEHGKGVVHVLSDLDGLREAMFSGESTARIGQHRVFSTLRACPACDTSYAELDPRLFSYNSKHGWCPDCVGTGVQLSKDERKVFDDSVRDDKDKGREQTFAEPEIEDLANVACPSCEGTRLNATARAVRLGAAPGQGWRITDIASLSVSDVRQWVEKLQLTGRDADIARDLVPEIQSRLEFLEEVGLGYLTLDRGAPTLSGGEAQRIRLAAQLGSNLQGVCYVLDEPTIGLHARDNQILLKALHKLGDKGNTLVVVEHDEDTIRRADHIIDIGPSAGKRGGRLVAQGSVADITAAADSQTGRYLLHAMKHPMQLRRVVDASAWGAGAGASCGGGKPKSVPTPPPHAEAGAAPMQWLTLTGANLHNLRQVDVQVPLKRLVAVTGVSGSGKSTLARDVLLTNVQALVSQRATFAGRTAQDAGQRVALSACSDVQGFEGIDRVLEVDQTPIGKTPRSCPATYIGFWDTIRKLFAETLEAKARGYAAGRFSFNTGEGRCPGCEGQGMRTIEMSFLPDVKVPCETCRGARFNPETLAVTWRGKSIGDVLQMEVDEAVDFFASMPSIAHPLQLLKDVGLGYLTLGQPSPTLSGGEAQRIKLVTELTKVRDEVGKRGNKAPHTLYVLDEPTVGLHMADVDKLISVLHRLVNAGHSVIVIEHDLDVIAEADWVIDLGPEGGNAGGRIVAAMTPEALVLLGTHTGVALGPVLARV
- a CDS encoding MFS transporter codes for the protein MATTEPRPMSAEEKKVIFASSLGTVFEWYDFYLYGSLAAIIAKQFFSGLDEGSAFIFALLAFAAGFIVRPFGAIFFGRLGDMIGRKYTFLVTILIMGASTFIVGILPNYASIGVAAPVILICLRLLQGLALGGEYGGAATYVAEHAPHGKRGAYTAWIQTTATLGLFLSLMVILGTRTIIGEEAFADWGWRVPFIVSIIMLIISVYIRLSMNESPAFVKMKAEGKTSKAPLSESFGQWKNLKIVILALIGLTAGQAVVWYSGQFYALFFLTQALKVDGATANIMVAISLIIGTPFFIVFGALSDKIGRKPIILAGCLLAALTYFPVFKALTKAANPDLYAAQAASQVVVIADPAECSFQFNPTGTKKFTSSCDVAKQRLAGASVSYSNEVAPAGTPAIIKVGETVVNVKYSAEDVAAAKAKAEEKLAALNAADPKDAKAIEAATKSVKDLSNEKTAGATLLASNLGAALKAANYPVKADMAKFDKVTVIIILSYLVLLVTMVYGPIAAMLVEMFPTRIRYTSMSLPYHIGNGWFGGLLPTTAFAIVAQTGNMYNGLWYPIIIAGATVVIGGLFIKETKDVDIYADD
- a CDS encoding class I SAM-dependent methyltransferase, which translates into the protein MNAPILLTWSEKDTPRSALWRSDQVLPKTVVLADDTMTADTAYRLACAGTGLLWRSDFQNARQMLQALTRRIDKPKKVRAKKQDPDAPVIPGAAFHTHRQAQAQRTRILSQVLIELDGDYGIALRRAPDAKAACMQAFGPADGQASVISLRSLQGVIGAFEWRKKGVEVPAMGEALCIYPHYGVFSPVRGEYVELVAKAPLPDAFSAHPVAFDIGVGTGVLSAVLARRGAQQVVGTDQSERALACALDNLQRLGLQNQVQLLQTDLFPAGQASVVVCNPPWLPARPTSLLEQAVYDEGSQMLQGFLKGLPQHLSDGGEGWLILSDLAEHLGLRSRDALLGWIAQAGLTVLGRMDVKPVHAKAQDASDPLHAARSAEVTSLWRLGVTG